Proteins from a genomic interval of Anatilimnocola floriformis:
- a CDS encoding Gfo/Idh/MocA family protein: MAPKPLNIGMIGYGFMGRAHSNGYKRVNDFFDLPYRPVLKAVCARDAGKAQAFADQWGYESIETDWKKLLARKDIDAVDICTPNNLHKEISIAAAQAGKMILCEKPLAMNTAEGEEMCAAVEKAGVPNIVWYNYRRIPAVTYAKQIIDSGKLGRIFHYRANFLQDWTINADLPQGGAALWRLDAAAAGSGVTGDLLAHCIDTALWLNGSISDVTAMTETFIKERKHQLTGKSEKVTIDDACAFLCHFKNGSLGLFESTRYARGHKALYTFEVNGENGSLKWDLHDLHRLQWFDYRVEGPLRGWASIHVTDGDHPYMGKWWVPGLAVGYEHSFVHQVKDFLEGLGNGKPAGPTFRDALETQKVCDAVLDSAKSGAWKKV; this comes from the coding sequence ATGGCCCCTAAACCTCTCAACATCGGCATGATCGGCTACGGCTTCATGGGCCGGGCTCACAGCAACGGCTACAAGCGGGTCAACGACTTTTTCGACCTGCCGTACCGCCCGGTGCTGAAGGCCGTTTGTGCTCGCGATGCCGGCAAGGCCCAGGCCTTCGCTGACCAATGGGGCTATGAGTCGATCGAGACCGATTGGAAGAAGCTCCTCGCTCGCAAGGACATCGACGCCGTCGATATCTGCACGCCGAATAATCTGCACAAGGAAATCTCGATCGCCGCCGCTCAGGCCGGCAAGATGATCCTCTGCGAAAAGCCGCTCGCCATGAACACGGCCGAGGGTGAAGAGATGTGCGCTGCCGTCGAAAAGGCCGGCGTGCCGAATATCGTGTGGTACAACTACCGCCGCATTCCGGCCGTGACCTACGCCAAGCAAATTATCGATAGCGGCAAGCTCGGCCGGATCTTTCACTATCGCGCCAACTTCCTGCAAGACTGGACGATCAATGCCGACCTGCCACAAGGCGGCGCTGCTCTGTGGCGGCTCGACGCTGCCGCGGCCGGCAGCGGCGTGACCGGCGACTTGCTGGCTCACTGCATCGACACCGCGCTGTGGCTCAACGGCAGCATCAGCGATGTGACTGCCATGACCGAAACGTTCATCAAGGAACGGAAGCACCAGCTTACCGGCAAGTCGGAAAAGGTGACCATCGACGACGCCTGCGCCTTCCTTTGCCACTTTAAGAACGGCTCGCTCGGTCTGTTTGAATCGACCCGCTACGCCCGCGGCCACAAAGCCCTCTACACCTTCGAAGTGAACGGCGAAAACGGCTCGCTGAAGTGGGACCTGCACGATCTGCACCGCCTGCAATGGTTCGACTACCGAGTGGAAGGCCCGCTCCGCGGCTGGGCCAGCATCCACGTCACCGACGGCGATCACCCTTACATGGGCAAGTGGTGGGTGCCGGGCCTCGCGGTCGGATACGAACACAGCTTCGTCCACCAGGTGAAGGATTTCCTCGAAGGCCTCGGCAACGGCAAGCCCGCTGGTCCGACATTCCGCGATGCGCTCGAAACCCAAAAGGTCTGCGACGCCGTGCTCGACAGCGCCAAGAGCGGCGCCTGGAAGAAGGTCTAA
- a CDS encoding helix-turn-helix domain-containing protein, which yields MPRALALAVRRAIWRRSKNGQSVALIAQELELCERTVRSFLQRLRARGEAALAANYQACGRERSQDAEVVRRRTLRLREQHRRWGAERLRIELTRWFVAAQLPSTRTLQRWLRTTRPAPSGRRQGTRVTRAEQPHHVWQIDAAEQKRLASGAPVSWLRVADECSGAVLMSFVFSPRSLHAGSRGSRAGLFAAGF from the coding sequence ATGCCTCGTGCTTTGGCTTTGGCGGTTCGGCGGGCGATTTGGCGACGATCTAAGAATGGGCAGTCGGTGGCGCTCATCGCCCAGGAGTTGGAGTTGTGCGAGCGGACGGTGAGGAGCTTTTTGCAGCGGTTGCGGGCGCGGGGCGAGGCTGCGTTGGCGGCCAATTATCAGGCGTGCGGCAGAGAGCGTTCGCAGGATGCGGAAGTGGTGCGGCGGCGAACATTGCGATTGCGTGAGCAGCATCGGCGCTGGGGCGCTGAGCGTTTGCGAATTGAATTAACGCGGTGGTTTGTTGCGGCTCAACTTCCCAGCACGCGCACATTGCAGCGCTGGTTGCGGACCACGCGGCCTGCGCCGAGTGGTCGTCGCCAGGGCACGCGCGTGACGCGAGCAGAGCAGCCGCACCACGTTTGGCAGATTGATGCTGCGGAGCAGAAGCGACTGGCCAGCGGCGCGCCGGTGTCGTGGTTGCGCGTGGCCGATGAGTGCAGCGGCGCGGTGCTAATGTCGTTTGTTTTTTCCCCTCGGTCACTTCACGCAGGTTCCCGTGGTTCGCGTGCAGGCCTGTTTGCGGCAGGTTTTTAG
- a CDS encoding tetratricopeptide repeat protein has product MDDTPAIPETPIPPLHGPHDFGPHGIEQYWPAYWIFFSSFGWLLVGVQLFCVIHAIRTGRPYWWIWVIMGFPFIGIAAYVFLEVRPTFGKLNWESFLWKLKSPAQRIAHRREQLEYAPTVKNRFLLAEELHAAEQYGAECDVLADGLQGAFKDDGELLLRLSQAHLAAGRVAEAVTIAARITPERSSEFQARYKLHQARLLGAQGENNQAESQFQELLKQRRSEASRYYYAEFLLATRRNPEAIKILQDILHQYRRGTRVWRHQEGEWYFAAKKLLKRAKAQ; this is encoded by the coding sequence GTGGACGATACTCCTGCCATTCCCGAAACGCCCATTCCGCCCCTGCATGGGCCGCATGATTTTGGCCCGCATGGCATCGAACAATACTGGCCGGCGTATTGGATCTTCTTTTCGTCGTTCGGCTGGCTGCTGGTCGGTGTGCAATTGTTTTGCGTGATCCATGCGATTCGCACGGGCCGGCCGTACTGGTGGATCTGGGTCATCATGGGCTTTCCGTTCATCGGCATCGCGGCCTATGTCTTCCTCGAAGTTCGCCCCACGTTCGGCAAGCTGAACTGGGAGTCGTTCTTGTGGAAACTCAAAAGCCCCGCGCAGCGAATTGCTCATCGCCGCGAACAACTCGAATACGCTCCAACCGTGAAGAATCGCTTCCTGCTCGCCGAAGAGTTGCACGCGGCGGAGCAGTACGGCGCTGAGTGCGATGTTCTCGCCGATGGCTTGCAGGGGGCGTTCAAGGACGACGGCGAACTGCTGCTGCGACTCTCACAAGCTCACCTAGCAGCCGGTCGCGTCGCCGAAGCGGTTACCATCGCGGCCCGCATCACTCCCGAGCGCTCCAGTGAGTTTCAAGCCCGCTACAAACTGCACCAGGCCCGCTTGCTCGGCGCGCAAGGCGAAAACAACCAAGCCGAGAGTCAGTTCCAGGAACTGCTGAAGCAACGTCGCAGCGAAGCATCGCGCTACTACTACGCCGAGTTCCTGCTCGCGACGCGCCGAAACCCGGAAGCCATCAAGATCCTACAAGACATTCTGCACCAATACCGCCGCGGCACTCGCGTCTGGCGACACCAAGAAGGCGAATGGTACTTTGCCGCGAAGAAACTGCTCAAGCGCGCGAAAGCCCAATGA
- a CDS encoding PP2C family protein-serine/threonine phosphatase: protein MAQNPASQNQIALKLHIEELPGAAPAGVVGDPQFLLLSEAFARATGWQLQYHFGCVDDCGERWSAPVAGGVNQVGRLALVPATPAQDAQRGNFKPACDLEAARPLALAIANLMGEVNQTRHALWQREAELAAGVPVAVRADERNHLAERLQCVLQGGAEALNCEAAALYLLDEGTSTLKLRAMWGLPQSKLLEPARQLRGAVADLEALVGHAVVLEDTSLLPHWRCPEEDFAAAVCVPVSTSSTPLGTLWLFSRSQRDFSDSQTNLAEIVAGRLAADLEREMLLTAGATAKQNDKQLEVAARWQQDRLPSVTPLLNEFEVSGWTQQAHNVGGDFHDWTVLNDGRLALAVGDAQGAPLQASLNAASVQAALRAHTSYRHSAKDLLSRLNDTLWQGSAGDQFASFGYGIVNPESGEIDLALAGTVAAWIIRENSRELLAADGAPLGTGIEPPMKNLILTLEPGELLVLLSNGVRTATDQAGLRIGEAVMAATLRRHWCEPAESLAGWLRRLLERAGSAIEDDRSVLVCKRRNEPLPPRKRRR, encoded by the coding sequence GTGGCTCAAAACCCCGCCTCTCAGAATCAAATTGCGCTCAAACTGCACATTGAGGAGCTCCCGGGCGCCGCGCCAGCGGGAGTCGTCGGCGATCCGCAGTTTCTGCTGCTGAGCGAAGCCTTTGCCCGGGCCACCGGTTGGCAACTGCAGTATCACTTCGGCTGCGTGGATGATTGTGGTGAGCGCTGGAGCGCACCTGTCGCCGGCGGCGTGAATCAGGTCGGGCGGCTCGCGCTTGTGCCCGCGACTCCCGCGCAGGATGCGCAGCGAGGCAACTTCAAACCGGCTTGCGATCTGGAAGCGGCCCGTCCTTTGGCCCTGGCCATCGCCAACCTGATGGGCGAAGTGAATCAGACTCGTCATGCCCTGTGGCAACGCGAAGCCGAACTTGCGGCCGGCGTACCGGTTGCGGTTCGTGCCGATGAACGAAATCATTTGGCCGAACGGCTGCAATGCGTGCTGCAAGGTGGCGCCGAAGCGCTGAACTGCGAAGCGGCAGCGCTCTATCTGCTGGATGAAGGAACTTCGACGCTTAAGTTGCGGGCGATGTGGGGCTTGCCGCAGAGCAAATTGCTCGAGCCCGCGCGTCAGTTGCGCGGCGCGGTCGCCGATCTCGAGGCGCTCGTCGGTCATGCGGTGGTGCTCGAAGATACTTCGCTGCTGCCGCATTGGCGCTGCCCCGAAGAAGACTTTGCCGCGGCTGTTTGCGTGCCGGTTTCGACGTCGTCGACGCCGCTCGGTACGCTGTGGCTCTTTAGCCGATCGCAACGCGACTTCAGCGATTCGCAAACCAACTTGGCCGAGATCGTGGCGGGCCGCTTGGCTGCCGATCTCGAACGGGAGATGTTATTAACGGCCGGCGCGACGGCGAAACAAAACGATAAGCAGCTGGAAGTTGCCGCCCGGTGGCAGCAAGATCGTTTGCCCAGTGTCACGCCACTGCTGAATGAGTTCGAAGTCTCCGGCTGGACGCAGCAAGCCCACAATGTGGGCGGAGATTTCCACGATTGGACGGTTCTCAACGACGGCAGATTGGCGCTCGCGGTCGGCGACGCGCAGGGTGCGCCGCTGCAAGCCAGTTTGAATGCTGCCTCCGTGCAAGCCGCGCTGCGAGCTCACACGAGCTATCGGCACAGCGCCAAGGATTTGCTCTCGCGACTCAACGACACGCTCTGGCAAGGCTCGGCTGGCGATCAGTTTGCGTCGTTTGGTTACGGCATCGTGAATCCTGAGTCCGGCGAAATCGATCTGGCCTTGGCAGGAACTGTTGCGGCTTGGATCATTCGCGAAAATTCACGCGAGCTGCTCGCGGCCGATGGCGCGCCGCTGGGTACAGGCATCGAACCGCCGATGAAAAATCTCATCCTCACGCTCGAGCCGGGCGAACTCTTAGTGCTCCTCAGCAACGGTGTTCGCACGGCCACCGATCAGGCCGGCTTGCGAATTGGTGAAGCCGTGATGGCGGCTACGCTGCGGCGACATTGGTGTGAACCAGCCGAATCGTTGGCCGGTTGGTTGCGGCGATTGCTGGAGCGTGCTGGTTCTGCGATTGAAGACGATCGCAGCGTGCTGGTTTGCAAACGCCGGAATGAACCGCTGCCGCCGAGGAAGCGACGCCGCTAG